In the genome of Spirochaetia bacterium, one region contains:
- a CDS encoding MarR family winged helix-turn-helix transcriptional regulator: protein MLYLNFKNRGKLSYQFLRIAVKLTEFDKVTQNYGTDTKLTMAEIHMIKAIKETDDCHVTKLAALLGVTKGAVSQITKKLERKHMISKSTDPNNLSKQILRLTDIGETANDCHEALHKEFDAVFMETLANATPENIEFLKDFLHRMETEIDVYESNGHIQL, encoded by the coding sequence ATGTTATATCTCAACTTCAAGAACAGAGGCAAACTCAGTTACCAGTTCCTAAGAATTGCCGTCAAATTGACAGAATTCGATAAGGTAACACAGAATTATGGGACAGATACGAAACTCACTATGGCTGAAATCCATATGATCAAGGCAATTAAGGAAACTGATGATTGTCACGTAACGAAACTGGCTGCTTTGCTTGGAGTAACAAAGGGTGCAGTTTCCCAAATCACAAAAAAATTGGAAAGGAAACATATGATTTCCAAAAGTACAGATCCAAACAACCTGTCAAAACAAATCCTAAGATTAACGGATATCGGGGAAACAGCAAATGATTGCCATGAGGCTCTGCATAAGGAATTTGATGCCGTTTTCATGGAAACATTGGCAAATGCCACTCCAGAAAACATAGAGTTTCTCAAGGACTTTCTCCATCGCATGGAAACAGAAATCGATGTTTATGAAAGCAATGGACATATACAACTTTAA
- a CDS encoding MATE family efflux transporter, with protein MNDQKLQLMRTGNMPEVLARLGIPTMVGMMVSALYSVVDAYFVGGLGTSQMGAIAVVFPVVQVIVGLGMTFGSGAASYIARMLGKGDAQAANHTAATALYTSLAVGAVAILLSLAHLDRILTALGATSTILPYARAYASIYIAGSILNVFNITMNNIITAEGRSTLTMVSMCIGGGLNVVLDPLFIYPLGFGIRGAAIATVISQVATACLYFWYIGCKKGYLRFAPSLFSFDKTIFMEIFKVGVPILVFQLLTSISLGLSNTAATTYGDSAVAAVGVVTRILTLGTYVIFGYMKGYQPVVGYNYGAGRNDRVRQATKLSLLWSTVFCIVAAGLMLIIPKQIINLFTTGDADLSTIGAHMLWANGLVFPLFGFQMVTMALFLAMGKGKEGGILSISRQGLFFVPAILLLPHFFGVNGIIWAQPVADAATDILAIILVLRLHKELSATSKDNLKKAMSTNSDTTV; from the coding sequence ATGAACGATCAGAAACTACAGTTGATGAGAACAGGCAACATGCCAGAGGTACTTGCCAGACTTGGTATCCCGACCATGGTCGGAATGATGGTATCAGCGTTGTACAGTGTTGTAGACGCCTATTTCGTCGGTGGATTAGGAACGAGCCAAATGGGTGCCATCGCAGTTGTATTTCCCGTGGTACAAGTCATTGTGGGCTTGGGAATGACCTTCGGAAGCGGAGCAGCTTCATATATTGCACGGATGCTCGGCAAAGGAGATGCCCAGGCAGCAAACCACACGGCAGCAACAGCATTGTATACAAGCCTTGCTGTAGGTGCCGTTGCAATATTGCTCTCATTGGCCCATCTTGACCGTATACTTACCGCATTGGGAGCAACTTCTACCATACTTCCCTATGCCAGAGCATATGCTAGCATCTATATTGCAGGCTCTATCCTCAATGTCTTTAATATCACCATGAACAACATCATTACAGCTGAAGGCAGGTCAACACTGACCATGGTATCCATGTGCATAGGAGGTGGACTCAATGTTGTCCTAGATCCTCTTTTCATTTATCCTCTTGGTTTTGGTATCAGAGGAGCTGCAATTGCAACTGTCATTTCACAGGTAGCAACTGCATGTCTATATTTCTGGTACATTGGATGCAAAAAGGGATATCTGCGTTTTGCACCCAGTCTTTTTTCCTTCGACAAAACCATATTCATGGAAATATTCAAGGTAGGTGTCCCAATCCTTGTATTCCAGCTACTGACAAGCATATCTTTGGGGCTTTCAAATACTGCTGCCACCACTTATGGTGATTCGGCCGTTGCAGCCGTAGGTGTTGTCACAAGGATACTGACTCTCGGTACCTATGTTATCTTCGGATATATGAAGGGTTACCAACCGGTAGTCGGATACAATTACGGCGCAGGGCGCAATGACCGTGTCAGGCAAGCGACAAAGCTCTCACTTCTCTGGTCAACTGTATTTTGCATAGTTGCTGCAGGCCTCATGCTTATCATCCCAAAGCAAATTATCAATCTGTTTACGACTGGTGATGCGGATCTGTCTACCATAGGAGCCCATATGCTTTGGGCAAATGGTTTGGTTTTTCCTCTCTTTGGTTTCCAAATGGTTACCATGGCATTGTTCCTGGCTATGGGAAAAGGCAAAGAAGGAGGCATATTAAGTATAAGCAGACAAGGACTTTTCTTTGTCCCGGCCATTTTGCTACTTCCCCATTTCTTTGGAGTCAATGGTATAATCTGGGCGCAACCTGTTGCTGATGCCGCAACAGATATTCTAGCAATCATCCTGGTACTCAGATTACATAAGGAATTATCAGCTACCAGCAAAGACAATCTGAAGAAAGCCATGTCAACAAACTCAGATACAACTGTATAA
- a CDS encoding phosphomannomutase/phosphoglucomutase: MGAFKAYDIRGIFGEDLDEKLAYKVGYFLPKLLSTDRIVVGRDMRLSSDKMFEGLSQGLMDAGCTVVDIGLASTPMVYFATVHFPCGGSVQITASHNPAKYNGLKISAAGAIPVGGDSGLKDLEKMCNEDEIVVAKKKGTIEKVDAKAPYLEFLKQYLPDVSNLKLAFDCSNGMSSILVKDLYGADHIFLNDTLDGSFPAHAPNPLDPTTCRQLQDTVLKHGCDVGIIFDGDADRVMFVDEKGTYIQADYAMGLMGQKMVHMPGNKIAVCDIRTSRSTTDYLAKLGFEVKIWKVGHVNAKAMLRKTGAVFGGELAGHYYFHEFNNCDSGLFSSMMVLSVLADAKKQGKSFSQLMGEIVKYYSSGEVNFKIEHKDEVMEQLKENYASKAEKVLDFDGYRIEYPTWWFNIRKSNTEPYLRLVVEASTKKELDERVAELKQLIHD, from the coding sequence ATGGGTGCTTTCAAAGCATATGATATTCGCGGTATCTTCGGAGAAGATCTGGATGAAAAATTGGCATATAAGGTAGGTTATTTTCTGCCTAAGTTACTTTCGACTGACAGAATTGTCGTTGGAAGAGACATGCGTCTTTCAAGTGACAAGATGTTTGAAGGTCTGTCCCAAGGACTGATGGATGCCGGTTGTACTGTTGTTGACATCGGACTGGCCTCAACTCCAATGGTTTATTTTGCGACGGTTCATTTCCCCTGTGGCGGTAGTGTCCAGATTACAGCCAGCCATAATCCTGCAAAATACAATGGGTTGAAGATCAGCGCTGCCGGGGCAATTCCTGTCGGAGGTGATTCAGGGCTCAAGGATTTGGAAAAGATGTGCAACGAGGATGAAATTGTTGTTGCAAAGAAGAAGGGTACGATTGAAAAGGTAGATGCAAAGGCTCCATATCTGGAATTTCTCAAGCAATACTTGCCTGATGTGTCGAACCTGAAGCTTGCATTTGACTGTAGCAATGGCATGTCATCGATATTGGTCAAAGACTTATATGGTGCAGATCATATTTTCCTGAATGATACTTTGGATGGAAGTTTTCCAGCCCATGCACCGAATCCTCTTGATCCGACGACCTGCAGGCAACTGCAGGATACTGTTCTGAAGCATGGCTGTGATGTCGGTATTATCTTTGACGGTGATGCGGACAGGGTCATGTTCGTCGATGAAAAAGGCACGTATATCCAGGCAGATTATGCTATGGGTCTCATGGGGCAGAAAATGGTTCATATGCCGGGCAATAAAATTGCGGTGTGTGATATCAGAACCAGCAGGTCAACGACTGATTACCTTGCCAAGCTTGGATTTGAAGTAAAGATTTGGAAGGTCGGTCATGTCAATGCAAAGGCTATGCTAAGGAAAACCGGTGCTGTTTTCGGAGGAGAACTTGCCGGGCATTACTATTTCCATGAATTCAACAACTGTGACAGTGGTCTATTCTCTTCGATGATGGTGCTTTCCGTACTTGCAGATGCAAAAAAGCAAGGGAAGAGTTTCTCTCAGCTGATGGGTGAGATTGTCAAGTATTACAGCAGTGGGGAGGTCAACTTCAAGATTGAGCACAAGGATGAAGTAATGGAACAGTTGAAGGAGAACTATGCATCCAAGGCTGAGAAAGTCCTTGACTTCGACGGTTACAGGATTGAATATCCTACATGGTGGTTCAATATCAGGAAATCCAATACGGAGCCTTATCTTAGATTGGTCGTAGAAGCTTCTACGAAGAAGGAATTGGATGAAAGAGTTGCAGAACTCAAGCAGTTGATTCATGATTGA
- a CDS encoding DNA-deoxyinosine glycosylase, whose translation MIEAFDAIIGAEPKLLILGSAPSVRSLAKSEYYGHERNAFWKIMDILYNKKRGFSDYEEKKQLLRNNGIALWDVVRRCERKGSLDTAIRNVEPHAVEKLLQGQPTIVRVLFNGKTACSLYRKEVGYYPDIDFLVMPSTSPAYTLPFEEKLLLWQKGLNLGEKAER comes from the coding sequence ATGATAGAAGCTTTTGATGCCATCATCGGGGCTGAGCCAAAACTGCTGATCCTGGGGTCAGCGCCAAGCGTGCGATCCCTTGCAAAATCAGAATACTATGGGCATGAGCGTAATGCTTTCTGGAAGATAATGGACATCCTTTACAATAAGAAGCGAGGCTTCTCGGACTATGAGGAGAAAAAACAACTGCTTAGGAACAATGGCATTGCCTTGTGGGATGTGGTCAGGCGATGTGAACGGAAGGGTTCCCTTGATACTGCAATAAGGAATGTAGAACCCCATGCAGTAGAGAAGCTCCTGCAGGGACAGCCTACCATAGTCAGAGTCCTTTTCAATGGCAAAACGGCTTGTAGCCTTTATCGGAAGGAAGTCGGTTATTATCCCGACATTGATTTTTTGGTGATGCCCTCGACCAGCCCTGCCTATACGCTGCCTTTTGAGGAAAAGCTTTTGCTTTGGCAAAAAGGTTTGAACCTAGGAGAAAAAGCTGAAAGGTGA
- a CDS encoding NAD(P)/FAD-dependent oxidoreductase, with the protein MVKDIHLRILPQVAFVRQSLLKESAGRAKVPVDEVTDILVRRQSIDARRHPVMVDMEVRIFVSQEPSLPYEKTEYKDVRNCKRVIVVGEGPAGLFCALRLLEQGLCPIVLERGEQVHGRKISIAKMIRSNHVDENSNFCFGEGGAGTFSDGKLYTRSKKRGNVDKVLFQFCQHGADPAILGQSHPHLGTDKLPRIIEHMRNTIIEYGGEVHFNTEVVGLKETDGRVCGALCRDGSTFDGPIVLATGHSAESVYRFLKDGSYDLEAKGIAIGVRVEHPQQLIDRIQYKDPKGRGSYLPAAEYSFVTQVQGRGVYSFCMCPGGLVIPSHTEQGRTVVNGMSPASRTGRWANSAMVVELHPEDMPVQFQGALGMLSFQKAMEMRTWKVFDKGLVVPAQRMTDFCAGKMSNDLPETSYVPGVASADLRTLFPSFVSMRLKLAFEQFGQKARGFLTDEALLLACESRTSSPVRIVRDDVSLMSKDGLFPCGEGAGYAGGIVSSAMDGINVADAVVRYLA; encoded by the coding sequence ATGGTAAAAGATATACATCTGAGAATACTGCCGCAAGTTGCTTTCGTAAGGCAATCTTTGTTGAAAGAGTCTGCAGGCAGAGCCAAGGTACCTGTAGATGAAGTAACAGACATCCTGGTAAGACGACAGTCGATTGATGCCCGCAGGCATCCTGTCATGGTTGACATGGAAGTGAGGATATTTGTTTCCCAGGAACCATCGCTTCCTTATGAAAAAACTGAATACAAGGATGTGCGGAATTGCAAAAGGGTCATTGTCGTAGGTGAGGGCCCTGCAGGACTTTTTTGTGCTCTGAGGTTGCTGGAGCAGGGACTTTGTCCCATTGTCTTGGAACGAGGAGAACAGGTACATGGACGTAAGATCAGCATAGCGAAGATGATCAGGTCGAACCATGTGGATGAAAACTCCAATTTTTGCTTTGGGGAAGGAGGGGCAGGAACTTTTTCTGATGGCAAACTTTATACCCGGTCGAAGAAACGGGGAAATGTTGACAAAGTTCTTTTTCAGTTTTGCCAACATGGGGCTGATCCTGCTATCCTCGGACAATCTCATCCTCATCTTGGTACTGATAAGCTTCCCCGGATCATTGAACATATGCGAAACACCATCATTGAATATGGTGGAGAAGTCCATTTCAATACGGAAGTAGTCGGCTTAAAGGAAACAGATGGAAGGGTTTGCGGAGCCCTTTGTCGAGATGGTTCGACCTTTGATGGACCTATCGTACTTGCAACAGGCCATAGTGCAGAGTCTGTCTATAGGTTCCTGAAAGATGGTAGCTATGATCTTGAAGCAAAAGGGATAGCCATAGGAGTCAGGGTTGAACATCCTCAGCAATTGATTGATCGGATACAATACAAGGACCCCAAGGGACGTGGAAGTTATCTGCCTGCTGCTGAATATAGTTTTGTTACACAGGTACAAGGACGTGGTGTCTATTCCTTCTGCATGTGTCCTGGCGGATTAGTCATTCCTTCGCATACTGAGCAAGGCCGTACGGTTGTCAATGGCATGAGTCCAGCTTCGCGTACAGGCAGATGGGCCAACAGTGCCATGGTAGTGGAACTGCATCCTGAGGATATGCCTGTCCAATTCCAGGGGGCTCTTGGCATGCTTTCATTTCAGAAGGCAATGGAAATGCGTACATGGAAGGTCTTTGACAAAGGCCTTGTTGTGCCTGCCCAGAGAATGACGGATTTCTGTGCCGGCAAAATGAGTAATGACTTGCCGGAAACCAGCTATGTGCCTGGCGTAGCCAGTGCTGATTTGAGAACCTTGTTTCCGTCTTTTGTCAGCATGAGGCTTAAACTTGCTTTCGAACAATTCGGACAGAAAGCGAGGGGATTCCTTACCGATGAAGCGTTGTTGCTTGCCTGTGAGAGTCGGACCAGCAGTCCTGTACGGATAGTCAGGGATGATGTTTCCTTGATGTCCAAAGATGGATTGTTTCCCTGTGGCGAGGGCGCCGGTTATGCAGGAGGTATTGTCAGTTCTGCCATGGATGGCATCAACGTTGCTGATGCAGTGGTAAGGTACTTGGCATGA
- a CDS encoding ATP-binding cassette domain-containing protein, translating into MNVLSVEQISKTLNDAPLFENVTFGLESGEHVGLIGSNGCGKSTLLNILSGKLETDTGKVSMSNAAQILILEQTVSFATDDTVEQYLYKAKSPRFKLLERYHKLLDKATEPATQKQLADLTDKMEKDGTWNIVSDFTSILGELGLSDVLNRRMATLSGGEQKKVAIARVLCGKPTILLLDEPTNHLDIDTIEWLQDYLSTSNMTMIIVTHDRYFLNAVCTRIIELDDGQVYFHPGNYDSYLLRRAKRIDDNQKQQDRFATILRRELEWLKRGPQARTGKDSGRKDRIVSMQEQQKNVQDIAQNQFTSASRRLGKKILEVRDISKGFAGQPLFKDFSFSFTKGMRMGIIGKNGSGKSTLLDVLTGHLSPDAGNVDIGVNTVFGYYDQKGRNLNSSKSVLEYVEDISERITLAPEQQVTAARFLELFSFPTKLHRLPISTLSGGQRRRLYLISRLLSNPNFLVLDEPTNDLDVKTMENLESYIADFEGCCLIVSHDRAFLDHTCQDLLILSNQHVERFEGNYSSWKVEENARKEEKQQQERQAIKAQQKAQERSDAEKTKKSRKGLTYKEKLELKDLESNIAEKEKLVADLEASFATADTTELGTLQERTIAYAKAKDQLESMENRWLELSMLVEEA; encoded by the coding sequence ATGAATGTTCTATCTGTGGAGCAAATCTCCAAGACCCTCAATGATGCACCTTTGTTTGAAAATGTTACATTTGGCTTGGAAAGCGGCGAACATGTCGGCTTGATAGGCAGCAACGGATGTGGCAAGAGCACACTGCTCAACATACTCAGCGGCAAGCTTGAGACTGATACCGGAAAAGTAAGCATGTCAAATGCAGCTCAGATACTGATACTTGAACAAACCGTTTCCTTTGCAACTGACGATACTGTAGAACAGTATCTTTACAAAGCAAAAAGCCCCCGGTTCAAGCTTCTGGAACGCTACCACAAATTACTCGACAAAGCCACAGAACCGGCCACGCAAAAGCAACTGGCAGACCTGACTGACAAAATGGAAAAAGATGGTACATGGAACATCGTCTCGGACTTTACCTCTATCTTGGGTGAACTGGGACTTTCGGACGTTTTGAACCGACGCATGGCAACCCTATCAGGAGGAGAACAGAAAAAAGTTGCCATAGCACGGGTATTATGCGGGAAACCGACCATCCTGCTGCTTGATGAGCCGACAAACCATCTGGACATCGACACCATCGAATGGCTCCAGGATTATCTCTCTACAAGCAACATGACTATGATCATCGTTACACATGACCGATATTTTCTCAATGCAGTCTGCACAAGGATCATCGAACTTGATGATGGGCAGGTCTATTTCCATCCCGGCAACTATGACAGTTACTTGCTTCGCAGGGCAAAACGGATCGATGACAACCAAAAGCAGCAGGATAGATTTGCAACCATACTGAGACGGGAATTGGAATGGCTGAAGCGTGGCCCACAGGCAAGGACAGGTAAGGATTCAGGCAGAAAAGATCGTATTGTTTCCATGCAGGAACAACAGAAAAATGTCCAGGATATTGCCCAGAACCAATTCACATCTGCTTCCAGACGCTTAGGTAAGAAAATCCTTGAAGTACGGGACATCAGCAAAGGTTTTGCAGGACAACCGTTGTTCAAGGATTTTTCATTTTCATTTACGAAGGGCATGCGAATGGGCATCATAGGAAAGAACGGAAGCGGCAAGAGTACTTTGCTTGATGTACTTACAGGACATCTATCCCCAGATGCAGGAAACGTTGACATCGGCGTCAATACGGTTTTCGGTTATTATGACCAGAAAGGAAGGAACCTGAACAGCAGCAAAAGTGTACTTGAATATGTGGAAGATATCAGCGAACGTATTACTTTGGCTCCGGAGCAACAGGTAACGGCCGCCAGATTCCTTGAATTGTTCTCATTCCCTACGAAACTGCACAGACTACCCATTTCAACTTTGTCGGGAGGACAAAGACGAAGGCTTTATCTGATCTCAAGATTGCTGAGCAATCCGAATTTTCTTGTCTTGGACGAGCCTACGAATGATCTTGATGTAAAGACAATGGAAAATCTTGAAAGCTACATCGCAGATTTCGAAGGGTGTTGCCTCATTGTTTCCCATGACCGTGCTTTCCTAGACCATACTTGCCAAGATCTGCTCATACTTTCAAACCAGCATGTCGAACGATTCGAAGGCAATTACTCAAGTTGGAAAGTTGAGGAAAATGCAAGGAAGGAAGAAAAGCAGCAACAGGAACGGCAAGCCATCAAGGCACAGCAGAAAGCCCAAGAAAGATCTGATGCGGAAAAAACCAAAAAAAGCAGGAAAGGCCTGACTTACAAAGAAAAGCTAGAACTCAAGGATTTGGAAAGCAACATTGCGGAAAAAGAAAAATTAGTTGCAGACTTAGAGGCGAGTTTTGCCACTGCAGACACAACAGAATTAGGGACATTACAGGAAAGAACTATAGCTTATGCAAAGGCAAAGGACCAACTTGAATCCATGGAAAACCGGTGGCTTGAATTGAGCATGCTTGTTGAAGAGGCGTAA
- a CDS encoding EAL domain-containing protein, with product MSNAHLVLIVSNDLERGRELSQVLGEIFQTHVVQYEKESLSFLQWHLKYIAAVVLDLRSPCSEVYEFLDKVEKEGVGAFIPLTTLESTVGDLEKYLTKTHVFHRCLDMHTLSETLTMLTAATENEKTVNDGQHDALTGLLNEDGFYQQARKELDANSSGSYDLIYCDIVRFKLINKIYGTDTGDHVLQCLAELLKRNLPSAVMTRSYADCYFILIRHCSNIEKILEDIAKTCHQKVLLSIPMHIQFGIYGINDVSQEISTMCGLAKMALSEIKGKYDVHVAHFLPEMYEQMLQEQEIVLQMENALKEHQFVVYYQPKWELSTGTVIGAEALVRWDNPSRGFLSPAMFIPLFEKNGFIIELDKYVWKEACRQLAQWKKAGIPVVPISVNMSRLDIYEEGLCDQLTALVKQYGIDPDMLHIEITESAYTQSQTQLIEVVNELGHRGFYIEMDDFGSGYSSLNMLSEVPVDALKLDMLFVNNRRSNWTSKRAILRLIMGIAKELDLAVIAEGVELEEDAKYLNSIGCPYAQGYYFSKPLPAAKFEAFFVDQIHQKNCTVKHLSFSPTSSSLLCGSYLASLICKESVFNVTLPEERKKNFSATDRELAVVSFPVYAGRVPSVFAEYLKEQANFKGADVALVATYGNRAFDDALIEASDLVSAKGGRVIGAIAIVAEHSFTSKVGTYRPSSADMAVIRQFAEKVKERRKSGEIGKIPGNRPYRKGIAPMEDPYMPEKKQTLCINCGSCYVVCPTHAWTTKDKSSCIHCCACIKNCPTGALFMHDARFDKTVAKLETNCKEPQQSRWF from the coding sequence TTGTCTAATGCACATCTTGTGTTGATAGTAAGCAATGACCTTGAAAGAGGCCGCGAACTGTCACAAGTGTTGGGGGAAATATTTCAGACACATGTCGTACAGTATGAAAAAGAGTCTTTATCATTTCTTCAATGGCATTTGAAATATATTGCTGCCGTAGTGCTTGACTTGCGGAGTCCCTGTTCTGAAGTCTATGAATTCCTCGATAAAGTGGAAAAAGAGGGTGTAGGCGCCTTTATCCCTCTGACTACTTTGGAATCGACAGTGGGGGATTTGGAAAAATATCTGACAAAAACGCATGTGTTTCACCGTTGTCTCGATATGCATACATTGTCAGAAACTTTGACGATGTTGACCGCTGCTACTGAAAATGAGAAGACAGTCAATGATGGGCAACATGATGCTTTGACCGGTTTGCTCAATGAAGATGGATTTTACCAGCAAGCAAGGAAAGAATTGGATGCCAATTCCAGCGGATCCTATGATTTGATTTACTGTGATATTGTCAGGTTCAAGCTGATAAATAAAATATATGGAACAGATACGGGTGACCATGTATTGCAATGCCTGGCTGAACTGCTGAAACGAAACCTGCCATCAGCTGTCATGACGCGGTCATATGCAGATTGCTATTTTATTCTGATACGACACTGCAGCAATATAGAAAAAATCTTGGAAGATATTGCAAAGACTTGTCATCAGAAGGTGCTGTTGTCAATTCCAATGCATATACAGTTCGGTATCTATGGAATCAATGACGTGTCTCAGGAAATCAGTACCATGTGCGGTTTGGCAAAAATGGCACTGTCTGAAATCAAAGGCAAGTATGATGTGCATGTTGCACACTTCCTTCCGGAAATGTATGAACAGATGCTCCAGGAACAAGAAATTGTCCTGCAGATGGAAAATGCACTCAAAGAACATCAGTTTGTTGTATACTATCAGCCCAAATGGGAACTTTCGACAGGTACTGTCATCGGTGCAGAAGCCTTGGTCCGATGGGATAATCCTTCCAGAGGTTTTCTTTCTCCTGCAATGTTTATTCCATTGTTCGAAAAAAATGGTTTTATCATCGAACTGGATAAATATGTCTGGAAGGAAGCTTGCAGACAGTTGGCACAATGGAAGAAAGCAGGAATTCCTGTTGTTCCGATTTCAGTTAATATGTCCAGGCTTGACATCTATGAGGAAGGACTTTGTGACCAATTGACAGCATTGGTCAAACAGTATGGGATTGATCCGGATATGTTGCATATAGAAATCACTGAATCAGCTTATACGCAGAGCCAGACCCAATTGATTGAAGTCGTAAATGAACTTGGACATCGGGGATTCTATATTGAAATGGATGATTTCGGCTCTGGCTATTCGAGCCTCAATATGCTCAGTGAAGTACCTGTGGATGCATTGAAACTTGATATGCTTTTTGTCAACAACCGCAGGTCCAACTGGACGAGCAAAAGGGCTATTCTTCGCTTGATAATGGGCATTGCCAAGGAGCTTGACCTAGCTGTTATAGCGGAAGGTGTTGAGCTTGAGGAGGATGCAAAGTATCTTAATTCGATCGGTTGCCCTTATGCACAGGGCTATTATTTTTCCAAACCCCTGCCTGCTGCCAAATTTGAGGCATTCTTTGTAGATCAGATACATCAGAAGAATTGTACGGTGAAACATCTTTCTTTTTCGCCGACAAGTTCCAGTCTGCTTTGTGGTTCTTACTTGGCATCATTGATCTGCAAGGAATCAGTCTTCAATGTTACTTTGCCCGAAGAAAGAAAAAAAAACTTTTCTGCAACTGACAGGGAACTTGCCGTAGTTTCGTTTCCCGTGTATGCGGGGAGAGTTCCCTCTGTTTTTGCGGAATATCTGAAGGAACAGGCAAATTTCAAAGGCGCTGATGTGGCACTTGTGGCAACCTATGGCAACAGAGCCTTTGATGATGCGTTGATTGAAGCATCTGATCTTGTCAGTGCAAAAGGTGGCAGGGTAATTGGGGCTATAGCAATAGTTGCCGAACACAGTTTTACCAGCAAGGTCGGTACCTATCGTCCTTCTTCGGCTGATATGGCTGTTATCAGACAATTTGCAGAGAAAGTCAAAGAGCGTCGCAAAAGCGGTGAAATCGGTAAGATTCCAGGTAACAGGCCTTACCGTAAGGGCATTGCCCCTATGGAAGATCCCTATATGCCGGAAAAAAAACAGACACTTTGCATCAATTGTGGATCCTGTTATGTGGTCTGTCCTACCCATGCCTGGACAACAAAAGACAAGAGCAGTTGTATACACTGCTGTGCTTGTATAAAGAATTGTCCTACAGGAGCTTTGTTTATGCACGATGCCCGTTTTGACAAAACTGTCGCAAAGCTGGAAACAAACTGTAAGGAGCCACAGCAATCCCGGTGGTTCTGA
- a CDS encoding M48 family metallopeptidase, translating into MQITTENLVHPLDSQALEDLKSLPNFRDFSYGFSMELNDDILLASSLSSKIRLSDSQLPTLYVILKDLCKRLDIKVPYFFLEISTLPSIYTLGFEQPAITITSGLVDQLTEEQTEALLARECGHILCGHTMYKTMAHFTSSLLARQFGTNMHLTPSLLRALNYWDHISEATADRVCAVLMNDPELVQQSLVIEAGGNKAGVVTAIDYDQLQYQAKDFTSFMQQRHEEHNFSRLAEANSFLTIRLKSLADWCDTTEYRQLAERCCKR; encoded by the coding sequence ATGCAGATTACTACAGAAAACCTAGTCCATCCTCTAGACAGCCAAGCCCTTGAAGATTTAAAGTCACTTCCCAACTTCCGGGACTTCAGCTACGGCTTCTCCATGGAACTGAATGATGACATACTTCTGGCTTCTTCCCTGTCCAGTAAAATCAGACTTTCTGATTCTCAATTACCGACCCTTTATGTCATACTTAAGGATTTATGCAAACGCCTTGACATCAAGGTTCCTTATTTTTTCCTGGAGATCAGCACATTGCCATCCATCTATACCCTTGGCTTTGAACAACCTGCCATCACAATAACTTCAGGGCTGGTAGATCAATTGACTGAAGAGCAGACAGAAGCACTTCTAGCAAGGGAATGTGGACATATTCTCTGTGGTCATACCATGTACAAAACGATGGCACATTTCACATCTTCCTTGCTGGCCAGGCAATTCGGAACAAATATGCATCTGACTCCATCTCTTCTCAGAGCATTGAATTATTGGGATCACATAAGTGAAGCTACGGCTGACAGGGTTTGTGCGGTATTAATGAATGACCCCGAGCTGGTCCAACAATCCCTTGTAATCGAAGCTGGTGGCAACAAGGCAGGTGTCGTTACTGCAATTGATTATGACCAGTTGCAATACCAGGCAAAGGATTTTACCTCATTCATGCAACAGCGCCATGAAGAGCATAATTTCTCCCGTCTTGCCGAAGCAAATTCATTCCTGACCATCAGGTTGAAGTCACTTGCCGACTGGTGTGATACAACTGAATATAGACAGCTTGCGGAACGATGCTGTAAAAGATGA